The Candida dubliniensis CD36 chromosome 2, complete sequence genome contains a region encoding:
- a CDS encoding INO eighty subunit, putative (Similar to S. cerevisiae IES2), translated as MAPPPRIIDDSENDDGDADDFEVESSVPPTIEHEDNMDEEEEEDFDEEEEEEEEEEEEDNYKLKPSDEDDDLELNDDDDEGTESPQPVSKPIKKSIKITIKPPKKPTIDSSSTSSSVTKNNSSLDQSTQRVTRKRQVSYYQDEDEDEFDEEEEEEEDNDQEVKVIKSNKLKRSKKTSNDKRNSERRQTTASTSTSRTRKDQRQNLHPDLILTDEEEEEQEEQEEYDPSSYNDLSKMTERQRSRYDYNNDDGEQFIELDDSGKKAKSKNDQQEEAETEEEIALRRAENARKRQDYKKKILEEEKRDTLNKLLKRRATKSREIISNDDDKDGLDMGNNVLYKKRRPILDHPAFIRYVNNTTSLNGNSVLSFN; from the coding sequence ATGGCACCACCACCAAGGATTATAGACGATAgtgaaaatgatgatggtgatgctgatgattttgaagtAGAGTCATCAGTACCACCAACAATTGAACATGAAGATAATATggatgaagaagaggaagaagattttgatgaagaagaagaagaggaagaggaagaggaagaggaagataattataaattgaaaccaagtgatgaagatgatgatttagaattgaatgatgatgatgatgaaggtACAGAATCACCACAACCAGTATCTAaaccaattaaaaaatcCATCAAAATCACAATCAAACCACCCAAAAAACCAACCATCGACTCATCTTCTACTTCCAGTAGTGTTACAAAAAACAATAGTTCTCTTGACCAATCAACTCAAAGAGTAACAAGGAAACGACAAGTGAGTTATTAtcaagatgaagatgaagatgaatttgacgaagaagaagaagaagaagaagataatgatCAAGAAGTGAAAGTGATTAAAtccaacaaattgaaaagatcGAAAAAGACTTCTAATGACAAGCGAAATTCTGAACGCAGACAGACAACAGCATCTACATCTACATCAAGAACACGTAAAGATCAAAGACAAAATTTACATCcagatttaattttaactgatgaagaagaagaagaacaagaagaacaagaagaatatGATCCTTCTTcatataatgatttatcGAAAATGACAGAAAGACAAAGATCCCGATatgattataataatgatgatggagaacaatttattgaattagatGATAGTGGTAAAAAAGCTAAATCGAAAAATGatcaacaagaagaagcagaaactgaagaagaaattgctTTAAGAAGAGCAGAAAATGCTAGGAAAAGACAagattataaaaaaaaaatcttagaagaagaaaaacgTGAtacattaaataaattattgaaaagaagAGCAACAAAATCACGAGAAATTATTagtaatgatgatgataaagatgGATTAGATATGGGGAATAATGTActttataaaaaaagaagaccAATATTAGATCATCCTGCATTTATAAGATATGTTAATAATACAACTTCATTAAATGGAAATTCGGTATTatctttcaattga